The uncultured Methanolobus sp. sequence GAATATTCCGAATTACCTGATTCTGTGGGCATTTCCATATTAATGCAGTATCCAAGTGCAGGCCTTACACCTATGTCCCTGATGAAACCCTTAAATGGATAAAGAGTCTTCTGATCCTGGTGCATCGAAATACACAATACATTAGGATCGGATTCAAATGCGGCATATGTTCCATCTGAGGCATGAGCATCCATATTTACTATGGCAATCCTCTCAAGTCCCCTTACATCACGCAGATAGCGGGCCAGAATGCCGGAATTATTAAATATGCAAAAACCATTGCACGAATCCGGGCCGGCATGGTGACCGGGAGGGCGTATTATTGCATACCCATGACTACACTCCCCTGTCATAACAAGGTCCCCGGCTTTAAGAACGCAACCAATTGCCTGTAAAACCACATCGAAAGATGAAGGACAAACATATACATCCTTACCCGGATTCTGGCAGGGGTCTTTGGCGCAGGCTTTTATCAGCTCCACATATTGCTCTGTATGTACCCGCAAGATATCCCTGACATATGCCGGGGAAGCATCATAGAACCTGATATTATTATCGTCAATGAGGCCACTTTTTTCAATATAATCCAGTATAATCTTTATCCTCCCGGGATTTTCAGGACAGGGATATCCATTCAACAAGGAATCATGAAGATGATGATTTTTATTGAAAGTAATGCCTACCCGGGTCATCAGGCCTCCTGTGATAACAATACAGGATGATGACTTTTAGTTTCAGCAACCTTTTTCTGTGTCTGTGCAAAAATCTGCTTTTGTTGGGTCTGCTTATAACTAGACATTGCCTGCTTATCCTGAATAGGATTAGGATGTCCGTGAAGAGAACTCAATACGCTGTGGCATAACTGCCCGTTAAAGTCATGATAACCACCTTCAAGAAGGAAAACAATAGGCCCTTTAAATACTGAATGCAGCTTTGCAGTCATCTGGTGATATGCATCAGAATCCAGTTCCAGTCCAATGTTCATCTCATGATAGTGGGCATCGAAACCACAGCTAAGTACAATAAAGTCAGGATTGAAATGTTCAACCATAGGAATAACTGTCTCATCAAAGGCATACATATACTCTTCATTGCTTGATCCAGCAGGCATTTCCACATTCATTGTATATCCTTTACCTGCATCCTCACCTGTTTCATTACTGAAACCCTTCCTTGGATAGAATCCATGCGGGTCCCTATGTAGAGATATTAGCATCACAGTTGGATCCTCATAAAATATTTCCATGGTACCGTCGCCTGCATGGGCGTCCCAGTCAAGTATCAGGACCTTACCGACCTTCCTGTTATACTGAAGGTGTCTTGCAAGCACTGCTGCATTATTAAAAAGACAGAATCCTCCGTATTTCTGGGAACTTGCATGGTGCCCCGGAGGACGGGTCAGGACAAAAGCATGAGTGAATTTACCATCCATAAGCAGGTCTCCTGCCTGCATAGCTGCACCAGCTGCAGTCCTTGCAATCTCATACGAACCGGAGGTCATATACGTACTGTCGCCCAGAAATCCTCCACCTGAGCCGGAATAGGATTTCACAAAAGAAACATAATCCTTTCCATGAACCCTGTACAAATCCTCTTCACTAGCAGCCTGGAAATCACTAATTAGCGTGCATGTACCATCAGTAAAAACCTTGTTCTTTTCCAGATACCACATGGCTTTGATTATACGTTCCGGTTTCTCATGAGTAATAATAGAAAGTAATGAAGCATCATGCTGCATATGTTCTTCACTGTAAAGGAAGGCAATATTCACCGGACCTGCAGGTTCATCCGAAGCATTCTTTTTTGCTGCAACGTTTGGTTTTGGAACAGAAGTTGCAGGAGGAACTGCCTTAGAAGCTGTAGGTTTTGGAGCTACTTTAGCTGGCTGTGCAGCCACAGGTTTTGTAGGAGAAACAGGAACCTGCATTCCTGCATTAACATCAGGTTTCGATGGAGAAGGAGAAGCTTTACCTGTAACAGTTCCCCCCTGCGGTTTAACCTGTGTAGTTGATAACGGGGGCACCGATTTAGTCACAGGTTTCTGCACATCCGGCTGGTGTACGGCCTTTGATGGTTGTGGAGGTACTGCTTTTTTAGACATAGCTGCCTCCTGGGGAGACTTCACTTCAGGAGACTGCTTACTAGTATTTGGTGAAGACAAAGACTGATTTGTAACAGTTCCTGAATCCCCGGTATTATGATATGAGGAAACTTTAAGAACTTTAGGAGTATTTTGAAGAATCTCAGAAACCGTTTTTGAATAATCTTTATTCTTATCTTCATCTTCTACATCGCTTTTTTCATCTTCAAGCTTGATTTCAACAGACTGATAAGACACATCATCAAAAGCACTGGATAAAACATCCGACACCTTCTGATCAAATGCAGGCGGAGTCATCACAGGTCCGGTTTGCATATCCTGAGCATCAGAATAGGTTAAAGTCTCATCCCCAGCCTCGATGAAACCTTCACCAATAACAATCATTTTTTTGGCTTCAGTACCCTTACCCGGCTCATCGGATGTTTTATCTCCAACACCAGATTTTATCAGATCAAGAATAGCGTCCTTTTCTGAAAGGTCAATTGTACTTTTTCCAGGCTTGTTACCATCAAAATAAGATAGAAATGCCTCATTAAGTTTTTTCGTTACATCAGAATCCAACTGTTTTGTTGGTTCTTCCTCCTCTTTATCTCCTGAAGACACCCATATCACCCACAATTAATTATCTCTGTAATTCACTGTACCTGCAACCACACAGGATCAAGTACACCTATGTACTTAGTCCCACCAAAATTGAACACCACTGTTGGCTCTTCAATAGAAGCCCAGCCTGAGAGCTTTGGTTTCACTATCCATGTCCTCTTAACAGTTTCCCCGGGAGCTATGGTATCAAAGAACAGATTAATCTTTTCAGGCTCAAGGGAATTTGCGAACTTGCCTTTGATAGAAAAATCATGGTATGGCTGCTGCGTAAAATTCTTAACCCACACATCAACAGTAGCTGGCTTACCAACTGCAATCTCTTGTGAAGGAACAAATTTGACATACTGTGCAATTGATTCTTTCTGTATTGGAGTTGCACCGGAAACGTCAATTGTCCTGTTATTCTCCTTTTTCTTTTTCTTGTCCTTTTTATCGATATAAAGACCAAGACTAAGCATAACCACAGCAAAAATAAATATCAGCGGAGCATTGTCTGCGATAGCATCAATTTTTGTAGTTTCCATATCGATATTGACAACTTCCGAATTGTCCAATGTCAAAGGAACAGTAAATGATACTCTCGTGATAATCCATCCAAGCTGACTGTTCTGGAGGCTGAAATATATCGGAACACTGCTAGTCCCGCCATCGGGGTTCGATACAACACATTCAACTTCCACAGCAGCGAGTGTTTTGGTAACATTCTGGGAAACAATGTTAATCTCTTCAATAGTATCAGGTTCTATCCCTTTATTGCTGAATATCATTTCTATACTCGCAACTGCAAGGAAATCCTTACCCTGATACATATTAAAAGCAGTGTTAAAATCATCATCATTGATAGCAGTTAAAAATGTAGTCACCGTTTCAGGCACTTCTTCTTCCGGATTCTTACTGACACAACCACTACTGTACACACTTACCAGAATCAATATTACCAAAATTATAGAATAATACCTATTTTTCATTTAAGCACCTGAGATAATGAAATATTATTATTATACAATTATAATATAGACATAGTACTTAATTTTATTTGTACAAATTGTATATATTACTTGTTAGAAAAAAGAATGTTAAACAAACATCAGGATAAAAAAGAAAAACGAGACAGATCCGCAATAAAGCCGGATTTACCTGTTTCGATCATTACAGCATACTCAAATGTCTGGCGTCCATCAACAACAAATGAGCGGATACCACTGCGTCCTTCAAGTACTTGTCTCCCGGAGTCACACGATGTCTGGAGTTCATCAATACCATCTATGCTCATTAGTGGCATTCCCGCAGGGAGAGAAATACTCATTTTTTCTATAGCAGGATGACCCAATATCCATATGTTATGTTTACCTGATTCAAGTGATTCAGGTACTCTATAAACAATATTAGAAGTGACTTTTATCTCTGATATATTAACATTGCCTTCAGCACCTGAAACCTGCATGCTGAAAGAATCCAGAGAAAGGACTACGTCCCCATCGTCAACTAAGATGTAACCTAAATATTGTCTTGTATTGTTCCTTTCAAAATTTTCAACGAAACTATCAACTTCGTCCTGACTTACAGTACTACTATTATCAGTATCAAGGCTCAATTTGAAAGCTTCGGCATCAATTCCCGTATATACCTCAGTAATAGTAAAATCAACAGATGTATCATGAATCTGCAACTCATTTGTGAAAGTAGCATCTGCCGATGTAAGAGGAATAAAGGACAAAGTTAGAACCAAAAATATCAATAGATTTTTTTGTGACATATAATACCTCAAAAAATAAAGGTGAATATTATTTCACCTTATGGATATAATTGTATAGTTTCTCTGGTACCATACGATGAAGGAGTTACAAACTCAGCCATAGTGGTAGCCCCGGCCTCCGGAGTCATGACTATAGTTACAGTAGAACGTGGTGCCACATCCAGATTGGAATCTTGCTGATTTCCACTGGTTGTTACCCCATCTATTGTTGTATATGACGTATCACCATCCGCTACAACGGAAATGTAAATCGTCACCAGATCACCGGTGTTCATAATAGGGTTTCCCTGTGAGAATGAAACATCTTCATCCCTTATTTTCTGCACAGTAAAAAAATACCTTCCATTTGCACCTGGGGTCGTTTGTGTACCTGTAAGCAAATGACCCAGATTCACACTTGCAGTGTTAGAAGATGAGAAATTATCCATTGCACTACTATAGGTTTTCTCATTGTTGCCATAAATCAGGTCATTCGTGTTAGTCCCATCAGTTATTGTAATGATCAACTGGTTGAGATCAACAGGAGAACTTCCAACATTAAGACCTACTTTCACTTTGAATAATGACATATTAGAAGCCATTGTAGAACCTGTTTTTGCGCGTACACCCTCTATGCTTTTGACTATAATATTGGATGATACTTCCTGTGTAGCCTGCTTACCGGTTGACTGTGCCTGTTGCTGAAGTGTGCCGGAGGTCTGAATCAGCACAGATGCAGCTACTGCAGCAATCAGTACCATAGCTATGAAGATAATAAGAGTACCAATACCCACCTGAGCAGCATTATTTCTGCTAAAACTGGCATTAGAGATCATAGTAACTAACCCCTTAATGAAAGGATCTGCAGTGATTTTCACTGCAG is a genomic window containing:
- a CDS encoding archaellin/type IV pilin N-terminal domain-containing protein: MISNASFSRNNAAQVGIGTLIIFIAMVLIAAVAASVLIQTSGTLQQQAQSTGKQATQEVSSNIIVKSIEGVRAKTGSTMASNMSLFKVKVGLNVGSSPVDLNQLIITITDGTNTNDLIYGNNEKTYSSAMDNFSSSNTASVNLGHLLTGTQTTPGANGRYFFTVQKIRDEDVSFSQGNPIMNTGDLVTIYISVVADGDTSYTTIDGVTTSGNQQDSNLDVAPRSTVTIVMTPEAGATTMAEFVTPSSYGTRETIQLYP
- a CDS encoding histone deacetylase, coding for MTRVGITFNKNHHLHDSLLNGYPCPENPGRIKIILDYIEKSGLIDDNNIRFYDASPAYVRDILRVHTEQYVELIKACAKDPCQNPGKDVYVCPSSFDVVLQAIGCVLKAGDLVMTGECSHGYAIIRPPGHHAGPDSCNGFCIFNNSGILARYLRDVRGLERIAIVNMDAHASDGTYAAFESDPNVLCISMHQDQKTLYPFKGFIRDIGVRPALGYCINMEMPTESGNSEYSIFYDEIAEKVLDKFDPQIVILECGFDSYYKEPLANLNLTVDGYYRIIFKLASKWNVVSLLEGGYHDDLGLLASVVLRALSGIGNIEDEVDQVDLLASRRVKTRKEFNNNLSLLKNRLEPYWGPWDVLKG